One stretch of Halichoerus grypus chromosome 10, mHalGry1.hap1.1, whole genome shotgun sequence DNA includes these proteins:
- the CHST10 gene encoding carbohydrate sulfotransferase 10 isoform X1, which yields MKNTHPQGSAQTLAGKITEWLTFDNMHHQWLLLAACFWVIFMFMVASKFITLTFKDPDAYSAKQEFLFLTAVPDAGKLPGEKHFSEELKPTGKVLSDSRLVQPLVYMERLELIRNVCRDEALKNLSHTAVSKFVLDRIFVCDKHKILFCQTPKVGNTQWKKVLIVLNGAFPSIEEIPENVVHDHEKNGLPRLSSFSDAEIQKRLKTYFKFFIVRDPFERLISAFKDKFVHNPRFEPWYRHEIAPGIIRKYRRNRTETRGIQFEDFVRYLGDPNHRWLDLQFGDHIIHWVTYVELCAPCEIKYSVIGHHETLEDDAPYILKEAGIDHLVSYPTIPPGITVYNKTKVERYFLGISKRDIRRLYARFEGDFKLFGYQKPDFLLN from the exons ATGAAAAACACCCACCCCCAAGGTTCTGCGCAGACTCTTGCAGGCAA AATTACTGAATGGCTGACATTTGACAACATGCACCACCAGTGGCTTCTGTTGGCCGCATGCTTTTGGGTGATTTTCATGTTCATGGTGGCTAGCAAATTTATCACGTTGACCTTTAAAGACCCCGATG CATACAGCGCCAAACAGGAGTTCCTGTTCCTGACAGCCGTGCCGGATGCGGGGAAGTTGCCCGGAGAAAAGCACTTTTCTGAGGAACTGAAG CCGACTGGGAAGGTGCTTTCAGACAGCCGGCTTGTTCAACCCCTGGTCTATATGGAGCGCCTGGAACTCATCAGAAACGTCTGCAGGGATGAAGCTCTGAAGAATCTCTCGCACACAGCGGTCTCCAAGTTTGTCCTGGACCGGATATTTGTCTGTGACAAGCACAAGATTCTTTTCTGCCAGACTCCTAAAGTGGGCAACACCCAGTGGAAGAAAGTGCTGATCGTTTTAAATG GGGCTTTTCCTTCCATAGAAGAGATCCCCGAAAATGTGGTTCATGACCATGAGAAGAATGGCCTCCCTCGTCTCTCTTCCTTCAGCGATGCAGAAATTCAGAAGCG CTTGAAAACATACTTCAAGTTTTTTATCGTAAGAGATCCCTTCGAAAGACTGATTTCTGCGTTTAAGGATAAGTTTGTTCACAACCCCCGCTTTGAGCCGTGGTACAGGCACGAGATTGCCCCAGGCATCATTAGGAAATACAGGCGGAACCGCACGGAGACCAGGGGCATCCAGTTCGAAGATTTTGTACGGTACCTGGGCGATCCAAACCATAGATGGCTGGACCTTCAGTTTGGGGACCACATCATTCACTGGGTGACGTACGTTGAATTGTGCGCACCCTGCGAGATCAAGTACAGTGTGATCGGTCACCATGAGACCCTGGAAGACGACGCCCCCTACATCTTAAAGGAAGCCGGCATAGACCACCTGGTGTCCTACCCCACCATTCCTCCGGGCATTACCGTGTACAATAAAACCAAGGTGGAGCGCTACTTTCTAGGCATCAGCAAACGAGACATCCGGCGCCTATATGCACGTTTTGAAGGGGACTTTAAGCTCTTTGGGTATCAGAAGCCAGATTTTTTGCTAAACTAA
- the CHST10 gene encoding carbohydrate sulfotransferase 10 isoform X2, producing MHHQWLLLAACFWVIFMFMVASKFITLTFKDPDAYSAKQEFLFLTAVPDAGKLPGEKHFSEELKPTGKVLSDSRLVQPLVYMERLELIRNVCRDEALKNLSHTAVSKFVLDRIFVCDKHKILFCQTPKVGNTQWKKVLIVLNGAFPSIEEIPENVVHDHEKNGLPRLSSFSDAEIQKRLKTYFKFFIVRDPFERLISAFKDKFVHNPRFEPWYRHEIAPGIIRKYRRNRTETRGIQFEDFVRYLGDPNHRWLDLQFGDHIIHWVTYVELCAPCEIKYSVIGHHETLEDDAPYILKEAGIDHLVSYPTIPPGITVYNKTKVERYFLGISKRDIRRLYARFEGDFKLFGYQKPDFLLN from the exons ATGCACCACCAGTGGCTTCTGTTGGCCGCATGCTTTTGGGTGATTTTCATGTTCATGGTGGCTAGCAAATTTATCACGTTGACCTTTAAAGACCCCGATG CATACAGCGCCAAACAGGAGTTCCTGTTCCTGACAGCCGTGCCGGATGCGGGGAAGTTGCCCGGAGAAAAGCACTTTTCTGAGGAACTGAAG CCGACTGGGAAGGTGCTTTCAGACAGCCGGCTTGTTCAACCCCTGGTCTATATGGAGCGCCTGGAACTCATCAGAAACGTCTGCAGGGATGAAGCTCTGAAGAATCTCTCGCACACAGCGGTCTCCAAGTTTGTCCTGGACCGGATATTTGTCTGTGACAAGCACAAGATTCTTTTCTGCCAGACTCCTAAAGTGGGCAACACCCAGTGGAAGAAAGTGCTGATCGTTTTAAATG GGGCTTTTCCTTCCATAGAAGAGATCCCCGAAAATGTGGTTCATGACCATGAGAAGAATGGCCTCCCTCGTCTCTCTTCCTTCAGCGATGCAGAAATTCAGAAGCG CTTGAAAACATACTTCAAGTTTTTTATCGTAAGAGATCCCTTCGAAAGACTGATTTCTGCGTTTAAGGATAAGTTTGTTCACAACCCCCGCTTTGAGCCGTGGTACAGGCACGAGATTGCCCCAGGCATCATTAGGAAATACAGGCGGAACCGCACGGAGACCAGGGGCATCCAGTTCGAAGATTTTGTACGGTACCTGGGCGATCCAAACCATAGATGGCTGGACCTTCAGTTTGGGGACCACATCATTCACTGGGTGACGTACGTTGAATTGTGCGCACCCTGCGAGATCAAGTACAGTGTGATCGGTCACCATGAGACCCTGGAAGACGACGCCCCCTACATCTTAAAGGAAGCCGGCATAGACCACCTGGTGTCCTACCCCACCATTCCTCCGGGCATTACCGTGTACAATAAAACCAAGGTGGAGCGCTACTTTCTAGGCATCAGCAAACGAGACATCCGGCGCCTATATGCACGTTTTGAAGGGGACTTTAAGCTCTTTGGGTATCAGAAGCCAGATTTTTTGCTAAACTAA
- the CHST10 gene encoding carbohydrate sulfotransferase 10 isoform X3 — protein MVAYSAKQEFLFLTAVPDAGKLPGEKHFSEELKPTGKVLSDSRLVQPLVYMERLELIRNVCRDEALKNLSHTAVSKFVLDRIFVCDKHKILFCQTPKVGNTQWKKVLIVLNGAFPSIEEIPENVVHDHEKNGLPRLSSFSDAEIQKRLKTYFKFFIVRDPFERLISAFKDKFVHNPRFEPWYRHEIAPGIIRKYRRNRTETRGIQFEDFVRYLGDPNHRWLDLQFGDHIIHWVTYVELCAPCEIKYSVIGHHETLEDDAPYILKEAGIDHLVSYPTIPPGITVYNKTKVERYFLGISKRDIRRLYARFEGDFKLFGYQKPDFLLN, from the exons ATGGTAG CATACAGCGCCAAACAGGAGTTCCTGTTCCTGACAGCCGTGCCGGATGCGGGGAAGTTGCCCGGAGAAAAGCACTTTTCTGAGGAACTGAAG CCGACTGGGAAGGTGCTTTCAGACAGCCGGCTTGTTCAACCCCTGGTCTATATGGAGCGCCTGGAACTCATCAGAAACGTCTGCAGGGATGAAGCTCTGAAGAATCTCTCGCACACAGCGGTCTCCAAGTTTGTCCTGGACCGGATATTTGTCTGTGACAAGCACAAGATTCTTTTCTGCCAGACTCCTAAAGTGGGCAACACCCAGTGGAAGAAAGTGCTGATCGTTTTAAATG GGGCTTTTCCTTCCATAGAAGAGATCCCCGAAAATGTGGTTCATGACCATGAGAAGAATGGCCTCCCTCGTCTCTCTTCCTTCAGCGATGCAGAAATTCAGAAGCG CTTGAAAACATACTTCAAGTTTTTTATCGTAAGAGATCCCTTCGAAAGACTGATTTCTGCGTTTAAGGATAAGTTTGTTCACAACCCCCGCTTTGAGCCGTGGTACAGGCACGAGATTGCCCCAGGCATCATTAGGAAATACAGGCGGAACCGCACGGAGACCAGGGGCATCCAGTTCGAAGATTTTGTACGGTACCTGGGCGATCCAAACCATAGATGGCTGGACCTTCAGTTTGGGGACCACATCATTCACTGGGTGACGTACGTTGAATTGTGCGCACCCTGCGAGATCAAGTACAGTGTGATCGGTCACCATGAGACCCTGGAAGACGACGCCCCCTACATCTTAAAGGAAGCCGGCATAGACCACCTGGTGTCCTACCCCACCATTCCTCCGGGCATTACCGTGTACAATAAAACCAAGGTGGAGCGCTACTTTCTAGGCATCAGCAAACGAGACATCCGGCGCCTATATGCACGTTTTGAAGGGGACTTTAAGCTCTTTGGGTATCAGAAGCCAGATTTTTTGCTAAACTAA
- the CHST10 gene encoding carbohydrate sulfotransferase 10 isoform X4, whose amino-acid sequence MREIFLQFLKRTCLEPTGKVLSDSRLVQPLVYMERLELIRNVCRDEALKNLSHTAVSKFVLDRIFVCDKHKILFCQTPKVGNTQWKKVLIVLNGAFPSIEEIPENVVHDHEKNGLPRLSSFSDAEIQKRLKTYFKFFIVRDPFERLISAFKDKFVHNPRFEPWYRHEIAPGIIRKYRRNRTETRGIQFEDFVRYLGDPNHRWLDLQFGDHIIHWVTYVELCAPCEIKYSVIGHHETLEDDAPYILKEAGIDHLVSYPTIPPGITVYNKTKVERYFLGISKRDIRRLYARFEGDFKLFGYQKPDFLLN is encoded by the exons ATGAGGGAGATTTTTCTGCAGTTTCTCAAGAGAACTTGTTTGGAG CCGACTGGGAAGGTGCTTTCAGACAGCCGGCTTGTTCAACCCCTGGTCTATATGGAGCGCCTGGAACTCATCAGAAACGTCTGCAGGGATGAAGCTCTGAAGAATCTCTCGCACACAGCGGTCTCCAAGTTTGTCCTGGACCGGATATTTGTCTGTGACAAGCACAAGATTCTTTTCTGCCAGACTCCTAAAGTGGGCAACACCCAGTGGAAGAAAGTGCTGATCGTTTTAAATG GGGCTTTTCCTTCCATAGAAGAGATCCCCGAAAATGTGGTTCATGACCATGAGAAGAATGGCCTCCCTCGTCTCTCTTCCTTCAGCGATGCAGAAATTCAGAAGCG CTTGAAAACATACTTCAAGTTTTTTATCGTAAGAGATCCCTTCGAAAGACTGATTTCTGCGTTTAAGGATAAGTTTGTTCACAACCCCCGCTTTGAGCCGTGGTACAGGCACGAGATTGCCCCAGGCATCATTAGGAAATACAGGCGGAACCGCACGGAGACCAGGGGCATCCAGTTCGAAGATTTTGTACGGTACCTGGGCGATCCAAACCATAGATGGCTGGACCTTCAGTTTGGGGACCACATCATTCACTGGGTGACGTACGTTGAATTGTGCGCACCCTGCGAGATCAAGTACAGTGTGATCGGTCACCATGAGACCCTGGAAGACGACGCCCCCTACATCTTAAAGGAAGCCGGCATAGACCACCTGGTGTCCTACCCCACCATTCCTCCGGGCATTACCGTGTACAATAAAACCAAGGTGGAGCGCTACTTTCTAGGCATCAGCAAACGAGACATCCGGCGCCTATATGCACGTTTTGAAGGGGACTTTAAGCTCTTTGGGTATCAGAAGCCAGATTTTTTGCTAAACTAA